Proteins found in one bacterium genomic segment:
- a CDS encoding 4-oxalocrotonate tautomerase family protein — MPYVNIRITREGATVQQKAQLIEGVTRLLADVLGKNPATTVVVIDEVDTDNWGIGGETVTERRKTGE, encoded by the coding sequence TTGCCTTACGTCAATATCAGGATCACCAGAGAAGGAGCCACTGTCCAACAGAAGGCCCAACTCATCGAGGGCGTCACCAGGCTGCTGGCGGATGTTCTCGGCAAGAACCCCGCCACGACCGTGGTCGTCATCGACGAGGTGGACACGGACAACTGGGGCATCGGCGGGGAGACCGTCACGGAAAGGAGGAAGACCGGTGAATAG